One window from the genome of Dyella sp. A6 encodes:
- a CDS encoding GH92 family glycosyl hydrolase, producing MSKAKAWTQAGPMSSWLRRLAWGSALFGVVACAAAATNASAPADAVNPLIGSSNGGNTYPGAVMPFGMLQWSPENTRGHHTRTASPSGYQYDTTRIRGFSLTHLSGAGCAGASGDIPVMPVTLPVTASPSTDDGDTRYAANFSHADERAVPGDYRVALANGVQVELAAAMRSGMARFEFPAGKPANLLFRASDSEVGSSAASARIDRAQRTVSGSVTSGNFCGYLSKADQHSYYTLYFVARFDRPFIATGAWQDAMVHKGSRVAHGGTGYDAKGFPTVGKGSGVWVSFDPRKGPVQMHVGISYVSLANARANLDAEIPAGTTLAQVRAKAHQAWNRALGRIRIQGGTPGQRTVFYTALYHSLLHPNVFSDVDGEYRGFDQKVHRVHGGQHAQYANFSGWDVYRSQLQLVTWLMPKVGSDIAQSLYNQARQNHGEWDRWTHNSGGTHVMSGDPAVPALADIYAFGGHHFDLRGAYASLVRAATVPTANDESNAGCNVECVGERPSLDQWLKLHYIATQSHAWGGAAETLEDATADFALSELSADVGNAANQRRFLARAGYWRNLYNPKATADGGYIQNRNADGSWPAFKPSSDDGFVEASAAVYVWMVPFDLHGLFDAMGGYGTAVARLDRFFHHADGRWAFTNAGPLHAELNNEPSVETPWLYDFAGQPYKTQATVRAVVNALWKDAPDGIPGNDDLGEMSSWYVWSALGFYPEIPGSADLVVGSPLFSQAEIRRPGGDVVIEAPGASAGTPYVHALQLDGKAVDQPWLPAKFAVHGGHLRFTLQATPDKAWGSNLKDAPPSYPPPHA from the coding sequence ATGTCGAAAGCGAAGGCCTGGACGCAGGCGGGTCCGATGAGTAGCTGGCTACGGCGTCTGGCATGGGGTAGTGCACTATTCGGGGTGGTGGCGTGTGCCGCGGCTGCGACGAACGCATCGGCCCCGGCGGACGCGGTGAACCCACTGATCGGCAGCAGCAATGGCGGCAACACCTATCCCGGCGCGGTGATGCCGTTCGGCATGCTGCAGTGGAGTCCGGAGAACACGCGCGGCCATCACACGCGCACCGCGTCGCCCAGCGGCTACCAGTACGACACCACGCGTATTCGCGGCTTCAGCCTCACCCATCTTTCCGGCGCGGGCTGTGCCGGCGCGAGTGGCGATATCCCGGTGATGCCGGTGACCTTGCCGGTGACCGCGTCGCCTTCGACCGACGACGGCGACACGCGCTACGCCGCCAACTTCAGCCATGCCGACGAACGTGCGGTGCCGGGCGACTATCGGGTCGCGCTGGCCAATGGCGTGCAGGTGGAACTGGCGGCGGCGATGCGCAGCGGCATGGCACGCTTCGAGTTTCCCGCAGGCAAGCCGGCGAACCTGCTTTTCCGGGCGTCGGATTCCGAAGTCGGCAGCAGCGCGGCATCGGCCCGCATCGACCGCGCGCAGCGGACCGTCAGCGGCTCGGTGACCAGCGGCAACTTCTGCGGTTACCTGTCCAAGGCCGATCAGCACAGCTATTACACGCTGTACTTCGTGGCCCGTTTCGATCGGCCGTTCATCGCCACCGGAGCCTGGCAGGACGCGATGGTGCATAAGGGCTCGCGCGTCGCGCACGGCGGCACCGGGTACGACGCCAAGGGTTTCCCGACCGTAGGCAAGGGCTCCGGCGTATGGGTGTCGTTCGACCCGCGCAAGGGGCCGGTGCAGATGCACGTGGGTATTTCCTACGTTAGTCTTGCCAACGCGCGCGCCAATCTGGACGCGGAGATTCCGGCCGGCACCACGTTGGCGCAGGTGCGGGCGAAAGCGCACCAGGCGTGGAACCGGGCGCTTGGCCGCATCCGCATCCAGGGCGGTACGCCCGGCCAGCGCACGGTGTTCTACACCGCGCTGTACCACAGCCTGCTGCATCCGAATGTGTTCAGCGACGTCGACGGCGAGTACCGCGGCTTCGACCAGAAGGTCCATCGCGTGCATGGCGGCCAGCATGCGCAGTACGCCAACTTTTCCGGCTGGGATGTCTACCGCTCGCAGTTGCAGTTGGTGACCTGGCTGATGCCCAAGGTCGGCAGCGACATCGCCCAGTCGCTGTACAACCAGGCACGACAGAACCATGGAGAGTGGGACCGCTGGACGCACAACAGCGGTGGCACCCATGTGATGAGCGGCGACCCCGCCGTGCCGGCGCTGGCGGACATCTATGCGTTCGGCGGTCACCACTTCGACCTGCGCGGCGCCTACGCCTCGCTGGTCCGCGCGGCGACCGTGCCGACGGCAAACGACGAGTCCAACGCTGGCTGCAACGTGGAATGTGTGGGCGAACGCCCGTCGCTGGACCAGTGGCTGAAGCTGCACTACATCGCCACCCAATCACATGCCTGGGGCGGTGCGGCCGAAACGCTGGAAGATGCCACCGCCGACTTCGCTCTGTCCGAGCTGTCCGCCGATGTCGGCAATGCCGCCAACCAGCGCCGCTTCCTTGCGCGGGCCGGTTACTGGCGCAACCTGTACAACCCGAAGGCCACAGCCGACGGTGGCTATATCCAGAACCGCAACGCCGACGGCAGCTGGCCGGCGTTCAAGCCGTCCAGCGACGACGGCTTCGTCGAAGCCAGTGCAGCGGTCTACGTCTGGATGGTGCCGTTCGACCTGCACGGCCTGTTCGACGCGATGGGCGGTTATGGCACGGCGGTGGCGCGGCTGGACCGCTTCTTCCATCATGCCGACGGGCGCTGGGCGTTTACCAATGCCGGCCCACTGCATGCGGAACTGAACAACGAGCCTTCGGTGGAAACGCCATGGCTGTACGACTTCGCCGGTCAGCCCTACAAGACCCAGGCCACCGTGCGCGCAGTGGTGAACGCACTGTGGAAAGACGCACCCGATGGGATTCCCGGCAACGACGATTTGGGCGAGATGTCGTCCTGGTACGTGTGGTCGGCGCTGGGGTTTTATCCGGAAATTCCCGGCAGTGCCGACCTGGTCGTCGGCAGCCCGTTGTTCTCGCAGGCCGAGATCCGCCGGCCCGGCGGCGATGTGGTGATCGAGGCGCCGGGTGCCTCGGCCGGAACTCCGTACGTGCATGCACTGCAGCTCGACGGCAAGGCGGTCGACCAGCCGTGGCTGCCGGCCAAGTTCGCGGTACACGGCGGACACCTGCGCTTCACCCTGCAGGCCACGCCGGACAAGGCGTGGGGCAGCAATCTGAAGGACGCGCCGCCGTCCTACCCGCCACCGCATGCCTGA
- a CDS encoding lysozyme inhibitor LprI family protein, with amino-acid sequence MKSDNEGMVWMIYGFGLLRYRMLARIATLDAGDTSKEPPPQGGCTDRGDGRLLACRSRILLGSIQSEAMKSNHNDVMKPVLAWVLLGASLGVHAVGFDCMKASTHVEKMICADARLSVLDTKLQQAYATALSARDASGKVALIKQQRNWIRYARGVCQDTACLRQVYVDRVAVLASNSSGNENHVSDCMRPTNYKGPSKGCGVVVRFYRNANEYVDLFNNLLEKYRCRKDCSM; translated from the coding sequence TTGAAGTCTGACAACGAAGGCATGGTTTGGATGATCTACGGATTCGGTTTGCTCCGATACCGGATGTTGGCCCGTATCGCGACACTTGACGCCGGCGATACGTCGAAAGAGCCGCCTCCGCAAGGTGGCTGTACGGATAGGGGTGACGGCCGGCTGCTGGCATGTCGAAGCAGAATCCTTCTCGGGTCTATCCAGAGCGAAGCGATGAAGTCGAATCACAATGACGTAATGAAACCTGTTCTCGCATGGGTCTTGCTGGGCGCTTCGCTTGGTGTGCATGCGGTTGGCTTCGATTGCATGAAGGCGAGCACACATGTCGAGAAGATGATCTGCGCCGATGCTCGGCTTTCTGTGCTCGATACCAAGCTGCAGCAGGCGTACGCGACTGCGTTGTCGGCAAGAGATGCCAGCGGCAAGGTCGCGCTGATCAAGCAACAGCGCAACTGGATAAGGTATGCGCGAGGAGTTTGTCAGGATACTGCCTGTCTGCGTCAGGTCTATGTCGATCGTGTTGCTGTGCTGGCGAGTAATTCAAGTGGCAACGAAAACCATGTGTCTGATTGCATGAGGCCAACGAATTATAAGGGTCCATCTAAAGGGTGCGGCGTTGTTGTTCGATTTTATCGTAATGCCAATGAATACGTTGATCTATTCAATAATCTCTTGGAAAAATACCGTTGCCGGAAAGATTGTTCAATGTAA